A window of the Streptomyces sp. NBC_00250 genome harbors these coding sequences:
- a CDS encoding SAM-dependent methyltransferase — protein MERPAWAPPGIDISVPSVSRMYDFYLGGSHNFEVDREAARKAMEFMPGLPKVMQANRAFMRRAVRHAVDNDVTQFLDIGSGIPTFGNVHEVARTADPSARVVYVDHDPVAVAHSRAVLEGDEGAAVLAADLRKPADILYSPEVSRLLDLERPVALLLVAVLHFLEDEDRPYEAVTELLDALAPGSLLVLTHASYEGIPLSEEQAGGTVGVYRNIRSPLVMRSGAEITRFFEGTELIEPGLVPMPLWRPDSPAEEEDPYAFSGFAGVGRKA, from the coding sequence ATGGAGCGTCCCGCCTGGGCTCCGCCTGGTATCGACATTTCGGTGCCGAGCGTGTCCCGTATGTACGACTTCTATCTGGGCGGCTCGCACAATTTCGAAGTGGACCGGGAAGCGGCGCGCAAGGCCATGGAGTTCATGCCTGGCCTGCCCAAGGTCATGCAGGCGAACCGTGCCTTCATGCGGCGCGCCGTCCGCCACGCCGTTGACAACGACGTCACCCAGTTCCTGGACATCGGCTCCGGCATACCCACCTTCGGCAATGTGCACGAGGTCGCCCGGACCGCCGACCCCTCCGCGCGCGTGGTCTACGTCGACCACGACCCGGTCGCCGTGGCCCACAGCCGCGCCGTCCTGGAGGGCGACGAGGGAGCCGCGGTCCTCGCCGCCGACCTGCGCAAGCCGGCCGACATCCTGTACAGCCCCGAGGTGTCCCGACTCCTCGACCTGGAGCGGCCGGTGGCGCTGCTCCTCGTCGCCGTCCTGCACTTCCTGGAGGACGAGGACCGGCCGTACGAGGCCGTCACCGAACTGCTCGACGCCCTCGCGCCCGGCAGCCTCCTCGTCCTCACCCACGCCTCGTACGAGGGCATCCCGCTCTCCGAGGAACAGGCCGGCGGCACCGTCGGGGTCTACCGGAACATCCGCAGCCCCCTGGTGATGCGCTCCGGCGCCGAGATCACCCGCTTCTTCGAGGGCACCGAACTGATCGAGCCCGGCCTCGTCCCGATGCCCCTCTGGCGTCCGGACAGCCCGGCCGAGGAGGAGGATCCCTACGCCTTCTCCGGTTTCGCAGGGGTGGGGCGCAAGGCGTGA
- a CDS encoding bestrophin-like domain, whose product MSEWLVLTLAMAAACAVVLTIVVINNRRIPEDDDPSETPDVIEYMTMMIGVIYAIVLGLAIAGVWEARGAAQETVRQEAQAMHEISARVEVYPQAVRERIRADVDAYVAYVVDDEWTYMAEHGELSEEGTALLEKVRRSVTDYQPADDFEGQAYQPLVDQVAVADDARGARGQNAGATMPGVVWFGLIIGALVTVGLIFTLQIRRTGRELLLAGLFSVLIAFLLFLIWDFDAPFGRGISATAAPFTDLFPQLTP is encoded by the coding sequence ATGTCTGAATGGCTTGTTCTCACCCTTGCGATGGCTGCCGCGTGCGCCGTCGTGCTCACGATCGTCGTCATCAACAACCGCCGGATCCCCGAGGACGACGATCCCAGCGAGACCCCGGACGTCATCGAGTACATGACGATGATGATCGGCGTGATCTACGCGATCGTCCTCGGTCTCGCCATCGCCGGTGTCTGGGAGGCCCGCGGGGCCGCCCAGGAGACCGTGCGGCAGGAGGCCCAGGCGATGCACGAGATCTCGGCTCGCGTCGAGGTGTACCCGCAGGCGGTCCGCGAGCGCATCCGCGCCGATGTGGACGCCTACGTGGCCTACGTGGTCGACGACGAGTGGACGTACATGGCGGAGCACGGCGAGCTGAGCGAGGAGGGCACCGCGCTCCTGGAGAAGGTGCGGCGCAGCGTCACCGACTACCAGCCGGCCGACGACTTCGAGGGGCAGGCGTACCAGCCGCTGGTCGACCAGGTGGCCGTGGCCGACGACGCCCGGGGGGCCCGGGGGCAGAACGCGGGGGCGACCATGCCGGGGGTGGTGTGGTTCGGCCTGATCATCGGCGCCCTGGTGACGGTCGGCCTGATCTTCACCCTGCAGATCCGCAGGACCGGGCGCGAACTGCTGCTCGCCGGACTCTTCAGTGTGCTGATCGCGTTCCTGCTGTTCCTCATCTGGGACTTCGACGCGCCGTTCGGCCGGGGCATCTCGGCCACCGCCGCGCCGTTCACCGATCTGTTCCCGCAGCTCACACCCTGA
- a CDS encoding class F sortase — protein MPPKDFRVFERRRRQPWGVLALAMLSGIALMRNGVDVALGPPQPAAAARPVARPVTPPDAATEGLEPLPFAPASRIKIPAIQVAAPIMDVGLDPDGWVAAPPPQDTNLAGWYQNGISPGQRGTAVVVGHVDNAQGPAVFYGLGSLEKGQHIEVERYDGRIAVFEIYGLEVYSKDNFPGVQVYADTGEPELRVITCGGGYTRARGYDGNVVVYARMVGSR, from the coding sequence ATGCCCCCGAAGGACTTCCGCGTCTTCGAGCGTAGGAGACGCCAACCCTGGGGCGTCCTGGCCCTCGCCATGCTGTCCGGGATCGCGTTGATGCGCAACGGAGTGGACGTCGCGCTGGGGCCCCCGCAGCCCGCCGCGGCGGCCCGTCCCGTGGCGCGGCCCGTCACGCCGCCGGACGCGGCGACCGAGGGGCTGGAGCCGCTGCCCTTCGCCCCCGCCTCCCGGATCAAGATCCCGGCGATCCAGGTCGCGGCCCCGATCATGGACGTGGGCCTGGACCCGGACGGCTGGGTGGCGGCCCCGCCGCCCCAGGACACCAACCTCGCCGGCTGGTACCAGAACGGCATCTCCCCCGGCCAGCGCGGCACCGCGGTGGTCGTCGGCCATGTCGACAACGCGCAGGGCCCCGCGGTCTTCTACGGCCTGGGCTCCCTGGAGAAGGGCCAGCACATCGAGGTCGAGCGCTACGACGGCCGGATCGCGGTCTTCGAGATCTACGGGCTCGAGGTGTACTCGAAGGACAACTTCCCGGGCGTGCAGGTGTACGCCGACACCGGTGAGCCCGAACTGCGGGTCATCACCTGCGGCGGCGGCTACACGCGCGCGCGCGGGTACGACGGGAACGTCGTCGTGTACGCGCGCATGGTCGGCTCCCGCTAA
- a CDS encoding polysaccharide deacetylase family protein, producing MPNGRRAVLRLAAALGATATVGAIAADRFAPPEGASGAAAPPAPPGRRGAGAGPAAGPQAQAARLRPSSYRLQPMTAYAPPAFRHAVPPVRQRPFLSMSGVGRSMVLSFDDGPDPRYTPGILETLRRYDCRAMFFVCGEMAVENPDLLREMAADGHVVGNHSWSHPLIPKLRPSRIRDELGSTSEVVEQTLGTAPLWYRAPYGAWNRHSFEIGAELGMEPLAWTVDTLDWKEPAAAGTIVRRVLDGAAPGAVVLSHDAGGNRSQTVTALRRYLPELLDAGYHITVPRR from the coding sequence ATGCCCAACGGGCGCCGGGCGGTGCTGCGGCTCGCCGCCGCCCTCGGGGCCACCGCCACCGTCGGCGCCATCGCGGCGGACCGGTTCGCGCCGCCCGAAGGGGCCTCCGGAGCCGCCGCACCTCCGGCCCCGCCCGGGCGGCGAGGCGCCGGAGCGGGCCCGGCCGCCGGCCCGCAGGCCCAGGCCGCCCGGCTCCGGCCCAGCTCGTACCGGCTCCAGCCGATGACCGCGTACGCGCCCCCGGCCTTCCGGCACGCGGTCCCGCCGGTGCGGCAGCGGCCCTTCCTCAGCATGTCCGGGGTCGGCCGCTCGATGGTGCTGAGCTTCGACGACGGCCCGGACCCCCGCTACACCCCGGGCATCCTGGAGACCCTGCGCCGCTACGACTGCCGCGCCATGTTCTTCGTCTGCGGCGAGATGGCGGTCGAGAACCCGGACCTGCTGCGGGAGATGGCCGCCGACGGCCACGTCGTCGGCAACCACTCCTGGTCCCATCCGCTCATCCCGAAGCTGCGGCCCTCCCGGATCCGCGACGAGCTCGGATCCACCAGCGAGGTCGTCGAACAGACCCTCGGCACGGCCCCGCTCTGGTATCGCGCGCCCTACGGGGCCTGGAACCGGCACTCCTTCGAGATCGGGGCCGAACTCGGCATGGAGCCGCTCGCCTGGACCGTCGACACCCTCGACTGGAAGGAACCCGCCGCCGCCGGCACCATCGTCCGCCGGGTCCTCGACGGCGCCGCCCCCGGCGCCGTCGTCCTCTCCCACGACGCCGGAGGCAACCGCTCCCAGACGGTGACCGCGCTCCGCCGCTATCTGCCCGAACTCCTCGACGCCGGTTACCACATCACCGTGCCCCGGCGCTGA
- a CDS encoding universal stress protein — MSEQQPGRFERGTDGPKVIMAGVDGSDSSLRAAAYAAGLARRQNALLALVYVQPLITAGAAMGAPTAGTTEEIARDLVEEIRASAERVKDLWRIRWEFHTFRGDAYAGLVQAADELTADAVVVGASESAGHRFVGSVAVRLVKAGRWPVTVVP; from the coding sequence GTGAGCGAACAGCAGCCCGGTCGGTTCGAACGCGGTACCGACGGTCCGAAGGTGATCATGGCGGGAGTGGACGGCTCCGACTCCTCGCTGCGCGCGGCGGCGTACGCGGCAGGCCTCGCCCGGCGCCAGAACGCGCTGCTGGCACTCGTGTACGTACAGCCGCTGATCACCGCGGGCGCCGCCATGGGCGCGCCGACGGCGGGGACCACCGAGGAGATCGCCCGGGACCTGGTCGAGGAGATCCGCGCGTCGGCCGAGCGGGTGAAGGACCTCTGGCGGATCCGGTGGGAGTTCCACACCTTCCGGGGCGATGCCTACGCGGGTCTGGTCCAGGCCGCTGACGAGCTGACGGCGGACGCCGTGGTGGTGGGCGCCTCCGAGTCGGCCGGCCACCGGTTCGTGGGCTCGGTGGCGGTCCGGCTCGTGAAGGCGGGCCGCTGGCCGGTCACCGTCGTGCCGTGA